The sequence TAACCTCTAGTAGAAGTGAGTATTGCAACGAACATATGAACAGACATATGTCTAGCTTAGTGGAAGTAAACAATCACCTCCATCCATGAAGTTGAAGGTTCGAGTCACTAAAGAGAAAAAGTGGAAAGGCCACTATTCACCCCTCTGACCTTGGGGGGCAATGGGAGTTGccataaataaaaatgagataCAAATGTATTAGTTAATAGACTGCCGTAATGATGTTGTTAGATGGTAGCATCTTACTATATAATGAGGAATTAATGAACggaatcaaagaaaaaaatgttttgtaTGACCAGTTTAGTCAGAACTTCTCTTATCTGTCAAACAATTTAGACTGGATATGATTGCATTGAGATATGTTTGTCATGGTTAAGATTCACTTTAACTTTTTGTACTATGTGAATGATGCAGGACAGATAGTTGTAGCATCATTACTCAATCGGAATGTCAAACTGCGTCTCATTCTTCGAGACCCTGAGAAAGCAACTACTCTATTTGGCGAGCAGGACGAGGAAAAACTGCAGGTTGGTCTCAATCTTATATGGCTATCCCAAACTTATCCACCCCCATGCCCCGGGTCCAATTAGCTCGGGAAGGTATATTCTATGTTAAAAGAGGATTTCTCAAACTTGATAGGTATGGAAAGGTGACACGCGGAGTCCTACAGGCATAGATCCATCTGTATTTGAGGTTTGTTCATCAAATCTAGAACCTTTTTACGACTTCCTGGGAAGTTAAAATGGCTTATAAGTTTCTCAAATTGCTGCTGGGCTGTGCACAACTGATCTTTCAGGGTGTAACTCATGTTATTTGCTGCACTGGAACCACCGCTTTTCCATCTAGGCGGTGGGATGGAGATAACACTCCAGAAAGAGTAGGTTAGAATCTTTCTAGTGtgatgtttatatttatgtgGTGGTTTATATAACCACTTCGCAATGTTTCATTAaggaatatataaaatgaagaaCTTCTGTTTTTGAGCTTTAGTGCAGTAGTAGTCTTTCTCAATGACATACATGCATTTGTTTGTGTAGATTGGGATGGCGTGAGAAACCTTGTTTCGGCATTGCCTAAGTCACTAAAGAGAATTGTTCTCGTTTCATCTATTGGCGTCACAAAGTTCAATGAGTTGCCGTGGAGGTAATATGCCTCTTATATTCAGAGTTCTTCAAGATTAGCTTTTGAATGCTACTTTTTGTGGAATTCAAATCCACCGACTTCTAGGGCTTAGATATATTGGCTTATGTGTGCATCACAAAGAAAATGAGAAGGTGGTGAACTGATGAGAAGGAACGATGAAGAATGAGAGAACTTATCGATGTCAAGCTAGACATACACCTTTCAGAAACATATATCAGTTTCAACACGTTTAATCATTTCTCTAATATGAGCGTCTAAAGTGACTGTGTTTGTTCCTTGAGAAGTAAAATGAGACCAAAGATACATAATTTTCTCCATCCTTGAGAATGAAGTAGTCTTTTGTTCTTTTACTCTCTCATAATGTTGTTATCAACTTTTGTTTTGTAGcatcatgaacctttttggtgTTCTAAAGTATAAGAAGATGGGGGAGGATTTTGTTCGCAATTCTGGTCTTCCGTTCACCATAATCAGGTAATCGAACTATTTGTGTGTTTAACTGACTGCATGTTAATCgtgttaaaagaatttttacaCTATCAGGAAAGATACCTACAAGTAGTTGTCTATAATACACATCATATGACTCGAAAACATACGTCTTTGGCTTATTCATCAGTTTGAAATTACAGAGCTGGTAGATTAACAGACGGACCATACACATCATATGATTTGAACACACTGTTACAAGCTACAGCTGGTGAACGGCGTGCAGTTTTGATAGGTCAAGGTATCTATCTTTCAGTTCTCGTGTTAAAGTAACATGTAATGAGCTGAGGGAATTACTTTTTAAGTGTCTATTTACGATCCAATATTTAAACAAGTTCGCTAATGACTCTCTTTGTTATCGTTTTTCATGATAATCAGAGCT comes from Solanum pennellii chromosome 1, SPENNV200 and encodes:
- the LOC107008418 gene encoding uncharacterized protein At2g37660, chloroplastic isoform X2, producing the protein MASKISVSPFWNLPISTQKTQIFTQFPLLQQFTSSSRFNSSKLKSNSYKSTSLSAAVTEESQTSPPASSSPVSSSKLVLVVGGSGGVGQIVVASLLNRNVKLRLILRDPEKATTLFGEQDEEKLQVWKGDTRSPTGIDPSVFEGVTHVICCTGTTAFPSRRWDGDNTPERVDWDGVRNLVSALPKSLKRIVLVSSIGVTKFNELPWSIMNLFGVLKYKKMGEDFVRNSGLPFTIIRAGRLTDGPYTSYDLNTLLQATAGERRAVLIGQGDKLVGEVSRLVVAEACIQALDIDFTEGQTYEVNSIPVRVFVSSR